A region of Modestobacter marinus DNA encodes the following proteins:
- a CDS encoding sulfatase family protein, with product MRIIYIDVDTLRADHTTPYGYARPTTPNLQALADRGVTFDRYYCSDSPCLPSRTALTSGAFGISNGVIGHFGEAARYRLDSGHQPHPERPLLGQRLGDHGWYTAAVSMFAERHRAYHFLGNFRESIRATNEINDEDGSAINRVGLDWIRRHAEEDDWYLHLTYWEPHTPYLTEPGWTEKAAASGPPPAWPDQAAIDGHQEVYGPRSAVDLHYSVVPRTSPTPHNAPDQIRTRADFEHLINGFDGTIMYWDQLFGELLATLDELGIAEETAIIVSADHGESFGENGSYGEHGHANEAVLRLPLVVYWPGVTDDLPESARHCDSLLYNIDLAPTLCDLLDVPIPSGWQGASFADAVRGEEIGSRDYLVLSQGAHTYQRAVRTRDHMYIRTYHPGVMKVEWEQLYDVTADPHLTRNLVEEQPELAGTMRTHLAEWWHTYAGRPGALPDPMQTTLQVGPTYYNDPVMYAEHLRATGRAHLAEDLERQLSTAVGATPVSWHASEQSWTPQRRARMAALFAQRDDELD from the coding sequence ATGCGCATCATCTACATCGACGTCGACACGCTGCGCGCCGACCACACCACCCCGTACGGGTACGCCCGGCCCACCACGCCCAACCTGCAGGCGCTGGCCGACCGCGGCGTCACCTTCGACCGCTACTACTGCTCGGACTCCCCGTGCCTGCCCTCGCGCACGGCGCTGACCAGCGGCGCGTTCGGGATCAGCAACGGGGTGATCGGGCACTTCGGCGAGGCGGCCCGGTACCGGTTGGACTCCGGTCACCAGCCGCATCCGGAGCGCCCGCTGCTGGGCCAGCGGCTGGGTGACCACGGCTGGTACACCGCCGCCGTCTCGATGTTCGCCGAGCGGCACCGGGCCTACCACTTCCTGGGCAACTTCCGGGAGTCGATCCGGGCGACCAACGAGATCAACGACGAGGACGGCAGCGCGATCAACCGGGTCGGGTTGGACTGGATCCGCCGGCACGCCGAGGAGGACGACTGGTACCTGCACCTGACCTACTGGGAGCCGCACACCCCGTACCTGACCGAGCCGGGGTGGACGGAGAAGGCCGCCGCGTCCGGCCCGCCGCCGGCCTGGCCGGACCAGGCCGCCATCGACGGGCACCAGGAGGTGTACGGCCCGCGCAGCGCCGTCGACCTGCACTACAGCGTCGTGCCGCGGACGTCGCCCACGCCGCACAACGCGCCGGACCAGATCCGCACCCGGGCGGACTTCGAGCACCTGATCAACGGCTTCGACGGCACGATCATGTACTGGGACCAGCTGTTCGGTGAGCTGCTGGCGACGCTGGACGAGCTCGGCATCGCCGAGGAGACGGCGATCATCGTCAGCGCCGACCACGGGGAGTCCTTCGGCGAGAACGGGTCCTACGGCGAGCACGGGCACGCCAACGAGGCGGTGCTGCGGCTGCCGCTGGTCGTCTACTGGCCCGGCGTCACCGACGACCTGCCCGAGTCGGCCCGGCACTGCGACAGCCTGCTCTACAACATCGACCTCGCACCCACCCTCTGTGACCTGCTGGACGTCCCGATCCCGTCGGGGTGGCAGGGGGCGTCCTTCGCCGACGCCGTCCGCGGGGAGGAGATCGGCTCGCGTGACTACCTGGTGCTGAGCCAGGGCGCGCACACCTACCAGCGGGCGGTGCGCACCCGGGACCACATGTACATCCGCACGTACCACCCGGGTGTCATGAAGGTCGAGTGGGAGCAGCTCTACGACGTCACCGCCGACCCGCACCTGACCCGGAACCTGGTCGAGGAGCAGCCCGAGCTGGCGGGGACGATGCGCACCCACCTGGCCGAGTGGTGGCACACCTACGCCGGCCGGCCCGGGGCGCTGCCCGACCCCATGCAGACCACGCTGCAGGTGGGGCCGACCTACTACAACGACCCGGTCATGTACGCCGAGCACCTCCGCGCGACCGGTCGAGCGCACCTGGCCGAGGACCTCGAGCGGCAGCTGTCCACCGCCGTCGGCGCCACCCCGGTCTCCTGGCACGCCTCCGAGCAGTCCTGGACACCGCAGCGCCGCGCCCGCATGGCCGCGCTGTTCGCCCAGCGCGACGACGAGCTCGACTGA
- a CDS encoding ABC transporter permease, whose product MTRFLIRRIPSVALVLVATSVIAFLLPRLVPGDPAAVVAGPDASAETIAAIRTELGLDRPLISQYFDWIGGLFTGDLGQSLRFNRPVSELIGDRVVSTLELALLAGLFLVVFGIGLGVLAGSARARWARVLVEGTNTGLLAAPPFLVGLLFILLFGVAFRVLPTSGEVSVLEDPSIGIQYLVLPALALALPMSAGVARLVQTRMLAIRQEEFIDLAVSKGVPPRRISLRHVLRNSLGPAVVAIGIRFGDLLAGAVVIEAIFARNGLGQLAVSGAQSADYTVVQVLIVFAVFIAVVGQLLTEVVLAALDPRVRLG is encoded by the coding sequence ATGACCCGCTTCCTGATCCGGCGGATCCCCTCGGTGGCGCTGGTGCTGGTCGCCACCAGCGTGATCGCGTTCCTGCTGCCCCGGCTGGTACCGGGCGACCCGGCTGCGGTCGTGGCCGGCCCGGACGCCTCGGCCGAGACGATCGCGGCGATCCGGACCGAGCTGGGGCTCGACCGGCCGCTGATCAGCCAGTACTTCGACTGGATCGGTGGGCTGTTCACCGGCGACCTGGGCCAGTCCCTCCGGTTCAACCGCCCGGTGTCGGAGCTGATCGGTGACCGGGTGGTGAGCACGCTGGAACTCGCGCTGCTGGCGGGCCTGTTCCTCGTGGTCTTCGGCATCGGCCTCGGCGTGCTGGCCGGCTCGGCTCGTGCCCGCTGGGCCCGGGTGCTGGTGGAGGGCACCAACACAGGCCTGCTCGCCGCCCCGCCCTTCCTGGTCGGGCTGCTGTTCATCCTGCTGTTCGGGGTGGCGTTCCGGGTGCTGCCCACCAGCGGTGAGGTGTCGGTGCTGGAGGACCCCTCGATCGGGATCCAGTACCTGGTGCTGCCTGCGCTGGCCCTGGCGCTGCCGATGTCGGCGGGCGTGGCCCGGCTGGTGCAGACCCGGATGCTGGCGATCCGCCAGGAGGAGTTCATCGACCTGGCGGTGAGCAAGGGGGTGCCGCCGCGGCGGATCAGCCTGCGCCACGTGCTGCGCAACAGCCTCGGCCCGGCCGTGGTGGCGATCGGGATCCGCTTCGGCGACCTGCTCGCCGGTGCGGTCGTCATCGAGGCCATCTTCGCCCGCAACGGCCTGGGCCAGCTGGCCGTCTCGGGAGCGCAGAGCGCCGACTACACCGTCGTCCAGGTGCTCATCGTCTTCGCCGTCTTCATCGCCGTCGTCGGCCAGCTGCTCACCGAAGTCGTGCTGGCCGCCCTCGACCCCCGCGTCCGATTGGGCTGA
- a CDS encoding formylglycine-generating enzyme family protein, with protein sequence MPPAGPVVGLDAMVELPGGTFRMGTTDTDGFSSDGEGPVREVELSPFLIDRYAVRNDEFAAFVAATGYVTEAERFSWSYVFAGFLPGELRRISPRPDVTPWWAAVTGADWRRPEGPGSSITDRGDHPVVHVSWDDAVSYATWAGKRLPTEAEWEHAARGGLDQRRYPWGDELTPGGEHRANIWQGRFPVKNTREDGFAGTAPVDAFPPNDFGLHQMAGNVWEWCADWWGTDHPTGLVRDPAGPAAGPGKVMRGGSYLCHDSYCNRYRVAARTRNEMGSAGGNTGFRCARDAD encoded by the coding sequence GTGCCACCGGCCGGCCCGGTGGTGGGCCTGGACGCCATGGTCGAGCTGCCCGGCGGCACCTTCCGGATGGGGACGACCGACACCGACGGCTTCTCCTCCGACGGCGAGGGCCCGGTGCGCGAGGTCGAGCTGTCGCCCTTCCTGATCGACCGGTACGCCGTCCGCAACGACGAGTTCGCCGCCTTCGTCGCGGCCACGGGGTACGTCACCGAGGCCGAGCGGTTCTCCTGGTCCTACGTGTTCGCCGGCTTCCTGCCGGGCGAGCTGCGCCGGATCTCCCCGCGTCCGGACGTCACGCCGTGGTGGGCGGCGGTCACCGGCGCCGACTGGCGCCGGCCCGAGGGACCGGGCAGCTCGATCACGGACCGGGGCGACCACCCGGTCGTCCACGTCTCCTGGGACGACGCCGTCAGCTACGCCACCTGGGCGGGCAAGCGGCTGCCGACCGAGGCGGAGTGGGAGCACGCCGCCCGCGGTGGGCTCGACCAGCGGCGCTACCCCTGGGGCGACGAGCTCACCCCGGGCGGCGAGCACCGGGCCAACATCTGGCAGGGCCGCTTCCCGGTGAAGAACACCCGCGAGGACGGCTTCGCGGGCACCGCACCGGTCGATGCCTTCCCGCCCAACGACTTCGGGCTGCACCAGATGGCCGGCAACGTGTGGGAGTGGTGCGCCGACTGGTGGGGGACTGACCACCCGACCGGCCTGGTCCGCGACCCGGCCGGGCCCGCGGCCGGCCCCGGCAAGGTCATGCGCGGGGGCTCGTACCTCTGCCACGACTCGTACTGCAACCGCTACCGGGTGGCTGCCCGCACCCGCAACGAGATGGGCAGCGCCGGCGGGAACACCGGGTTCCGCTGCGCCCGCGACGCCGACTGA
- a CDS encoding ABC transporter substrate-binding protein — translation MRKSTGIRRRRAGLAAVALTSLLAAGCSSAVNQADEAAAEGGSGECQQGGTVVAANSSAPEVSRVLAQSATNLMWARAVFEPLINVSTVDLDDPQPALATEWEISDDGLSAVLQLREGVAFHTGRAFTADDVVFTMQQALDPATVSDVKAIVAGWEVEATGEHEVTITSQTPLTDTLASTLALTPIVDSETYAGLADGSQIIGTGPFTVESYSPGADIVLTKNDDYWQDGLPYLDRIESTTIPDSTAQVSSLRSGRAQLSNGLTVQDALSVTEGNPQFELLSTINGTYPIILDAVEDQRVRQAIGHAIDRDRINEQVFGGRGTTDGLYWAAASANYPEDLTGAYEYDPEQARQLIEEAGAAGTEVPITIINLPVIAAEYEIIANNLTEVGLTPTLTALAPPDYQQRLSAGTGGNYLSLRGLNGSPSFLLQTNADLRLEGAHRQFTSPEYTELATAVIGATTAEESAEAVHELTEYMNDQAFLHPLVTVPGTSVQSTDLQDVDVVLGGWVPATTCYVE, via the coding sequence ATGCGGAAGTCCACCGGAATCCGGCGGCGCCGAGCGGGTCTCGCCGCCGTCGCCCTGACGTCGCTGCTGGCCGCCGGCTGCAGCTCGGCGGTCAACCAGGCCGACGAGGCCGCGGCCGAGGGCGGCAGCGGGGAGTGCCAGCAGGGTGGGACCGTGGTCGCCGCGAACTCGTCGGCTCCCGAGGTCAGCCGGGTCCTGGCGCAGAGCGCGACCAACCTGATGTGGGCGCGCGCCGTCTTCGAGCCGCTGATCAACGTCTCGACCGTCGACCTGGACGACCCCCAGCCGGCACTGGCCACCGAGTGGGAGATCAGCGACGACGGCCTCAGCGCCGTGCTGCAGCTCCGCGAGGGCGTCGCCTTCCACACCGGCCGGGCGTTCACCGCGGACGACGTCGTCTTCACCATGCAGCAGGCTCTCGACCCGGCCACCGTCTCCGACGTCAAGGCGATCGTGGCCGGCTGGGAGGTGGAGGCCACCGGTGAGCACGAGGTGACCATCACGTCGCAGACCCCGCTGACCGACACGCTGGCCAGCACGCTGGCGCTCACCCCGATCGTCGACTCGGAGACCTACGCGGGGCTCGCCGACGGTTCGCAGATCATCGGGACCGGACCGTTCACCGTGGAGAGCTACTCGCCCGGCGCCGACATCGTGCTGACCAAGAACGACGACTACTGGCAGGACGGGCTCCCGTACCTGGACCGCATCGAGAGCACGACGATCCCCGACTCCACCGCGCAGGTGTCGTCGCTGCGGTCCGGCCGGGCCCAGCTGTCCAACGGCCTGACGGTCCAGGACGCCCTCTCGGTCACCGAGGGCAACCCGCAGTTCGAGCTGCTGAGCACCATCAACGGGACCTACCCGATCATCCTGGACGCCGTCGAGGACCAGCGGGTCCGCCAGGCCATCGGCCACGCCATCGACAGGGACCGGATCAACGAGCAGGTCTTCGGTGGGCGGGGGACGACCGATGGCCTCTACTGGGCCGCCGCGTCCGCGAACTACCCGGAGGACCTCACCGGTGCCTACGAGTACGACCCGGAGCAGGCACGGCAGCTGATCGAGGAGGCCGGGGCCGCCGGCACGGAGGTGCCGATCACCATCATCAACCTGCCGGTCATCGCCGCCGAGTACGAGATCATCGCCAACAACCTCACCGAGGTCGGGCTCACCCCGACGCTCACCGCGCTGGCGCCGCCGGACTACCAGCAGCGGCTGTCGGCGGGCACGGGCGGGAACTACCTCTCCCTCCGTGGTCTGAACGGCTCGCCGTCGTTCCTGCTGCAGACCAACGCCGACCTGCGGTTGGAGGGGGCGCACCGGCAGTTCACCAGCCCGGAGTACACCGAGCTGGCCACCGCGGTGATCGGGGCGACGACGGCCGAGGAGAGCGCGGAGGCCGTCCACGAGCTCACCGAGTACATGAACGACCAGGCGTTCCTGCACCCGCTGGTCACCGTCCCGGGCACGAGCGTGCAGAGCACCGACCTGCAGGACGTCGACGTGGTGCTCGGCGGCTGGGTCCCCGCCACCACCTGCTACGTCGAGTGA
- a CDS encoding sulfatase family protein: MRRPNVLWISTHDINPHLGCYQGVYPGAEYAVTPRLDQLAAEGVVYDNAFASAPVCAPSRSAIYTGCHPISIGTMHMRTKAVPPPEVTLFTEYFRAAGWYTTNNWFTDFQVQTPGTAFDDCSETAHWRNRPTDDTPFFATFQGMITHESQIYLDDEAFAARTARLLPEERHDPAEAPLPPYHPDTPVFRQAWARYADLITEMDHWAGEFLDQLEEDGLAEDTIVVFWSEHGLGMPRGKRWSYESGLREPLIVRWPGVLAPGQRRTEIVQLMDLAPTMLEVCGIPVPEHMQAKPFLDRDGEFLVQNEYAFGGRDRMDVQEDTCRTVRDERYRYIRNLHPDRSGMQHCEYPDHLATWAELRRLHSLEGNQLAAGQVRDVLTPLQRSVVAASKPAEELYDLHADPHETTDLATDPAHAEVLDRLRRALDGWIEEVGDLGQLPEDELIEQWRPSGRLRPTDAPQVAVEDGRLVATCSTPGASLGWTTDPAGETVPAGFLAGAIGSPEQDGRHWRLYSGPVDPPTAEQVWFRAWRLGHEPSEDVAVRLR, translated from the coding sequence GTGCGGCGACCGAACGTGCTCTGGATCAGCACCCACGACATCAACCCCCACCTCGGGTGCTACCAGGGCGTGTACCCGGGTGCCGAGTACGCCGTCACCCCCCGGCTGGACCAGCTCGCCGCCGAGGGGGTCGTCTACGACAACGCCTTCGCCAGCGCCCCGGTGTGCGCGCCGTCCCGGTCGGCCATCTACACCGGCTGTCACCCGATCTCGATCGGGACCATGCACATGCGCACCAAGGCGGTGCCCCCGCCGGAGGTGACGCTGTTCACCGAGTACTTCCGGGCGGCCGGCTGGTACACGACGAACAACTGGTTCACCGACTTCCAGGTGCAGACGCCCGGCACCGCGTTCGACGACTGCAGCGAGACGGCGCACTGGCGCAACCGGCCGACCGACGACACCCCGTTCTTCGCCACCTTCCAGGGCATGATCACCCACGAGTCGCAGATCTACCTGGACGACGAGGCCTTCGCGGCGCGCACCGCACGGCTGCTGCCGGAGGAACGGCACGACCCGGCGGAGGCGCCGCTGCCGCCGTACCACCCGGACACCCCGGTGTTCCGGCAGGCCTGGGCGCGGTACGCCGACCTGATCACCGAGATGGACCACTGGGCGGGGGAGTTCCTCGACCAGCTGGAGGAGGACGGGCTCGCGGAGGACACCATCGTCGTGTTCTGGAGCGAGCACGGGCTGGGCATGCCGCGGGGCAAGCGGTGGTCCTACGAGAGCGGGCTGCGCGAGCCACTGATCGTGCGCTGGCCGGGCGTCCTCGCCCCCGGGCAACGGCGCACGGAGATCGTCCAGCTGATGGACCTCGCCCCGACCATGCTCGAGGTCTGCGGCATCCCGGTGCCCGAGCACATGCAGGCCAAGCCGTTCCTCGACCGGGACGGCGAGTTCCTGGTGCAGAACGAGTACGCCTTCGGCGGGCGGGACCGGATGGACGTGCAGGAGGACACTTGCCGCACCGTGCGGGACGAGCGGTACCGCTACATCCGCAACCTGCACCCCGACCGCTCGGGCATGCAGCACTGCGAGTACCCCGACCACCTCGCCACGTGGGCGGAGCTCCGGCGGCTGCACTCGCTGGAGGGCAACCAGCTCGCCGCCGGGCAGGTGCGCGACGTGCTCACCCCGTTGCAGCGATCGGTGGTGGCGGCCAGCAAGCCCGCCGAGGAGCTGTACGACCTGCACGCGGACCCGCACGAGACGACTGATCTCGCCACCGACCCGGCGCACGCGGAGGTGCTCGACCGGCTGCGGCGCGCGCTGGACGGCTGGATCGAGGAGGTCGGTGACCTGGGACAGCTCCCGGAGGACGAGCTGATCGAGCAGTGGCGGCCCAGCGGGCGCCTGCGCCCCACCGATGCGCCGCAGGTGGCGGTCGAGGACGGCCGGCTGGTCGCGACCTGCAGCACGCCCGGCGCCTCCCTCGGCTGGACCACCGATCCGGCAGGGGAGACGGTCCCTGCGGGCTTCCTCGCCGGCGCCATCGGGTCGCCGGAGCAGGACGGCCGGCACTGGAGGCTCTACAGCGGCCCGGTGGACCCCCCGACCGCCGAGCAGGTCTGGTTCCGCGCGTGGCGTCTCGGTCACGAGCCCAGCGAGGACGTCGCCGTCCGCCTGCGTTGA
- a CDS encoding ABC transporter ATP-binding protein, producing the protein MTLSSQHSGATAVDATAVQAPSSDVLLDVRGLRTEFRTAEGVVRAVNDVSFTVRPGQVLGIVGESGSGKSVTARSILRMVRAPGQITAGQVHYRGTDLLTLDDKAMRELRGEEIAMVFQDPQSALNPVMTVGDQIAEALIVHGTDKKAARARARELLGQVGIPDVDRRLDEYPHQFSGGMRQRVVIAVALASKPSLLIADEPTTALDVTIQAQILRLLGQLRDELGIAVIMITHDMGVVAEMCDDVVVMYGGRVMERGPVETIFRRPQLPYTADLLAAMPRIDEQSAGRRLPAIPGSPPDPAHLPPGCPFQPRCRLAEDECAERVPELLPREGAHHLAACHVTQRGVEIPPLRADEATGSARTSESRPLLQIEDLKVDVAGDKRSLFRKHEPVYAVAGVSLTVSSGETLGLVGESGCGKSTLARTIVGINPAASGSITVGDHVVGSKEAAGSKALRETVQYVFQDPYASLNPRRTIRQSLEEALAVRGVPAAERDAEARSLVERVGLHARHLDRYPHAFSGGQRQRVGIARALAARPKLLILDEPVSALDVSIQAQIINLLESLRDEFDLGYLFIAHDLSVVRHLSDRVVVMYLGSFVEVGDVESVYGNPQHPYTAALLASSPVPDTAEKDRERIVLGGDLPSPKNPPSGCRFRTRCPIGPLAHPDRTICIEQAPALEPTATGQLAACHFAGELSPAGAQS; encoded by the coding sequence ATGACCCTCTCCTCCCAGCACTCGGGTGCGACCGCGGTGGACGCCACCGCCGTCCAGGCCCCCAGCTCCGACGTCCTGCTCGACGTGCGCGGTCTGCGCACCGAGTTCCGCACCGCCGAGGGGGTGGTCCGGGCGGTCAACGACGTGAGCTTCACGGTGCGCCCCGGCCAGGTCCTCGGCATCGTCGGGGAGTCCGGCTCCGGGAAGTCGGTCACCGCCCGGTCGATCCTGCGGATGGTCCGGGCGCCGGGGCAGATCACCGCCGGCCAGGTGCACTACCGCGGCACCGACCTGCTGACCCTGGACGACAAGGCGATGCGGGAGCTGCGCGGCGAGGAGATCGCCATGGTCTTCCAGGACCCGCAGTCGGCGCTGAACCCGGTGATGACGGTCGGCGACCAGATCGCCGAGGCGCTGATCGTGCACGGCACCGACAAGAAGGCGGCCCGGGCCCGCGCCCGGGAGCTGCTCGGGCAGGTCGGCATCCCCGACGTCGACCGGCGGCTGGACGAGTACCCGCACCAGTTCTCCGGCGGCATGCGCCAGCGGGTGGTCATCGCCGTCGCCCTGGCCAGCAAGCCCTCGCTGCTCATCGCCGACGAGCCGACCACCGCGCTGGACGTCACCATCCAGGCGCAGATCCTGCGGCTGCTCGGGCAGCTGCGCGACGAGCTCGGCATCGCCGTCATCATGATCACCCACGACATGGGCGTGGTCGCCGAGATGTGCGACGACGTCGTGGTCATGTACGGCGGCCGGGTGATGGAGCGCGGGCCGGTCGAGACGATCTTCCGCCGTCCGCAGCTGCCCTACACCGCCGACCTGCTCGCCGCGATGCCCCGCATCGACGAGCAGTCCGCCGGCCGCCGGCTGCCGGCGATCCCCGGTTCGCCGCCGGACCCCGCGCACCTGCCGCCGGGGTGTCCCTTCCAGCCGCGCTGCCGGCTGGCCGAGGACGAGTGCGCCGAGCGGGTCCCCGAGCTGCTGCCGCGGGAGGGGGCGCACCACCTGGCCGCCTGCCACGTCACCCAGCGCGGGGTGGAGATCCCGCCGCTGCGGGCGGACGAGGCAACCGGATCGGCCCGCACCAGCGAGTCGCGGCCGCTGTTGCAGATCGAGGACCTCAAGGTCGACGTCGCCGGCGACAAGCGCAGCCTGTTCCGCAAGCACGAGCCGGTCTACGCGGTGGCCGGGGTCAGCCTCACCGTGTCCAGCGGCGAGACGCTCGGGCTGGTCGGCGAGTCCGGCTGCGGGAAGTCCACGCTCGCCCGCACCATCGTCGGGATCAACCCCGCCGCGTCCGGGTCGATCACGGTCGGGGACCACGTCGTCGGGTCGAAGGAGGCCGCCGGGTCCAAGGCGCTGCGGGAGACGGTCCAGTACGTCTTCCAGGACCCCTACGCCTCGCTCAACCCCCGGCGCACGATCCGCCAGTCGCTGGAGGAGGCGCTCGCGGTGCGGGGTGTGCCCGCCGCCGAGCGGGACGCCGAGGCCCGCAGCCTGGTCGAGCGGGTCGGGCTGCACGCACGGCACCTGGACCGGTACCCGCACGCGTTCTCCGGCGGCCAGCGCCAGCGCGTCGGCATCGCCCGGGCCCTGGCGGCGCGGCCGAAGCTGCTCATCCTCGACGAGCCGGTGTCCGCCCTCGACGTCTCCATCCAGGCGCAGATCATCAACCTGCTGGAATCGCTGCGCGACGAGTTCGACCTCGGGTACCTGTTCATCGCCCACGACCTGTCGGTGGTCCGCCACCTCTCCGACCGGGTGGTCGTGATGTACCTGGGCTCCTTCGTCGAGGTCGGGGACGTCGAGTCGGTCTACGGGAACCCGCAGCACCCCTACACGGCGGCGCTGCTCGCCTCCTCGCCCGTCCCGGACACCGCCGAGAAGGACCGGGAGCGGATCGTGCTGGGCGGTGACCTGCCCAGCCCGAAGAACCCGCCGTCGGGCTGCCGGTTCCGCACCCGCTGCCCGATCGGTCCGCTCGCGCACCCGGACCGCACGATCTGCATCGAGCAGGCCCCGGCGCTGGAGCCGACCGCCACCGGTCAGCTGGCCGCGTGCCACTTCGCGGGGGAGCTGTCCCCCGCGGGGGCGCAGTCGTGA
- a CDS encoding ABC transporter permease, giving the protein MTKAIDTTDNGPGDVSGDPGSGPVPAAPAARRRRRTGGGAWSRYASALRTPKGIAAAVLLLLLVGVALLAPVLFPGGYDQQGRGALAGPSGAHWLGTDEFGRDIFTRTIYGLRTDLSLILTAVPVSMVIGTALGLSGYLSKTLGSVTQRILDIILGFPGLILGIMIVLVIGTGWLALFLAIVVAGLPGFGRMARAGLLSEEQREYVMAARVLGVKRSTVMTRHILPNVVDPLLVQASVFMVVAIFIEAGLSIVGLGINPPNPSLGAMLNVGARYVQTLPSYVIGPGVMLLLLALAFTLLSDALNQVANRR; this is encoded by the coding sequence ATGACCAAGGCAATCGACACGACCGACAACGGCCCCGGGGACGTCTCCGGGGACCCCGGCTCCGGACCGGTCCCCGCCGCACCCGCCGCGCGCCGTCGGCGCCGCACCGGTGGTGGTGCGTGGTCGCGGTACGCCAGCGCGCTCCGCACGCCTAAGGGCATCGCCGCCGCCGTCCTGCTCCTGCTGCTGGTGGGGGTGGCGCTGCTGGCGCCGGTCCTCTTCCCCGGCGGGTACGACCAGCAGGGCCGGGGCGCGCTGGCCGGGCCGTCGGGCGCCCACTGGCTGGGCACCGACGAGTTCGGCCGGGACATCTTCACCCGGACGATCTACGGCCTCCGGACCGACCTCTCGCTGATCCTCACCGCGGTGCCGGTGAGCATGGTGATCGGCACCGCGCTGGGCCTGTCCGGGTACCTGTCCAAGACGCTCGGGTCGGTGACCCAGCGGATCCTGGACATCATCCTCGGCTTCCCGGGGCTGATCCTCGGGATCATGATCGTGCTGGTGATCGGCACCGGGTGGCTGGCGCTGTTCCTGGCCATCGTGGTCGCCGGGCTGCCCGGCTTCGGCCGGATGGCCCGCGCCGGGCTGCTCAGCGAGGAGCAGCGGGAGTACGTGATGGCCGCCCGGGTGCTCGGCGTCAAGCGCTCCACGGTCATGACCCGGCACATCCTCCCGAACGTGGTCGACCCGCTGCTGGTCCAGGCGTCGGTGTTCATGGTGGTCGCGATCTTCATCGAGGCCGGCCTGTCCATCGTCGGCCTGGGCATCAACCCGCCCAACCCCTCGCTGGGCGCGATGCTCAACGTCGGCGCCCGGTACGTGCAGACGCTGCCGAGCTACGTCATCGGCCCCGGCGTCATGCTGCTGCTGCTGGCGCTGGCCTTCACCCTCCTGTCCGACGCTCTCAACCAGGTGGCGAACCGGCGATGA